tttcaacaaaaaaaaatgattttaccTCTGAATTAACACGATTTTGACACTTAAAAACCTAAACTCGTCTAAATTTACGAGTTAGCACTGGATTTATGGAGCACCGGCGTGCATAATTTGAGAGCAGTTCTTGCACTTCATGGCCTCATTTGGACTTACAAACCGTACATGGTTTTTCTGTGTGTGTGAAACATAGGTGCACTCACAAATTATTACATTGAAGAAATTCGAATAAAGTTGGTTTTTCATATTGTattcatcttcatatttttctcattgggtaaaagttcattttgtttttcttagtCCAAACTATGTCTCAATTTCTCTgagactaaaataaatattcactCTAAAATACTCTAATATTTACACTTAAGGGGCTAGCTTAGTGGCTAGTCTTGTAACCTCAAGATACCGAGTTAGAATCCTCTTGCAACACATTGTAAAATGGTTATTAGtagacttaattgcacttttggacccctatcttttcaaaagttgcggttatggacccctaactaatttaaatacaaaacagccccctatgttttgattctttggcagttttgaacccccagtccattgttgactcggtcaacgctgacgtggcaccctaagtgaggtgccacgtgtcaatttttttttttttttttgccttgggggtccaaaactgccaaagaatcaaaacatagggggctgttttgtatttaaattagttaggggtccataaccgcaacttttggaaagataggggtccaaaagtgcaattaagccttattagtattactttgattaataaaaGAATTTCCTttcatcaattaaaaatatataatatcaatATATTAGCGAGACTCGTAAATTTTAtaacactcttttttttatccaataatTAACAATCCGActtaaataaaaacttatttaaatgCTTGTTTTAGACTTGGGCCGAGAGGATGAGAGTTATTCGTTTGACATGTGTTAAatacttttaagtttttatCAAAATGACTTCAATGAGAAGTGAACCTATGAATTGAACTATGAAATATGTTAGAACAACAACCACTATAGAATGTGTAAAAGAAACGAAATGCGCAAGACAAtgaaatatgatttttgtttacGCAGTTTGACCAATGGTGCCTACCACAACTATAAAGGTTGTAATTCCGTTTCATTTATGTGATGAATTAGAGTTTATAGTGTTACAACCAATATGTATACTAGTATTACGGTTCAATTTACAATATTACCTCTAAATCGTACTGTAAAAGGATATTGTCCCCGGTaccaatgcaatttttttttggttggtaATATTAAACAAACATAGCAAATGCCTGAAGTATGGGTAAGTATGTATCCTTTCCTTTTCATTATTAGCAAGTGCCCTATACCATTTTCTGACAATGTTCAAACACAGACCAAGATAAAATTCATAGTCCGAAGTCCGGACCATGCTTGAATAGGTGAACGAATTTTGCATTCAATTTcctagtataaaaaaataagaaattgcacattttttaatggcaaattgcattgaaaatataTCAACAAAAGAAGAATGCCACGTTTATTTATTACAAATGTGGAGCCAGAAATACAAAAGGTAGAAGACATTATCCTTAACAACAGGGTGCAGTCTGATTTGCTAAGGAAACAGATACATGAAGTTGTTATTTCAGGCTTGGTGAAGCCATGACAAAAACTACAATAGAGTACTAATGCATGACACAAACATTAGGCACATCATAATTCTAGAACTTAAGCAAATGTTACCATTAGAGGTACTTATTTCAACCAGACATAATTCAGCAAATTTTTTAAACACTGCACAACCACTGAATTATTTTACTGTAGAACAACACATTCTTGTGAACCAGCCACCACAGTAGGGTATGTGCTCGAGTCGACAGAATCATCTTTTGGAAGACATTGAACATTGTCATCCAATTCTTCAGTTAAGGCAATGGCTTCAAAGATAATAGCATTAACTTCTTGAAACCTTTCTTCAGAGAGTGAAACTTCTGCAAGAAGCCTCCAAGCATTGGCTTCAGACGCCTCGTCAAAATCCTTTTTCCTCTTCAAAACCATGTGTCCACTAATCTCCCACACCGCGGGATTTACTTGTGTGTCAAGAAGCTCAGCATCCACTTCTCCAAGAGCTTGTTTCTCTGCATAACACTGTTTCAACTATTTGTTAAAAACccgaaagagaaaatgaaagttgaaAGAGGACGTTATGAAATCATGTCAAGGGCTGTTTGGAtcggcttatttgagcttaccTTTGGACATAAACATTTATAAGACTGTTTAGGAGAACTtacgaaaacagcttatgcCATGTCCATAAGCTCCCTAGGATAGCTTATTAGCTTACATGAAAAGtgcttatttatccaaacaggaaATTAGTTTAAGAGTTGTTTTACCTGTGGTAAAAGAAACACTTGTGTTCCACAGTCAGAAATAAGAACATTGTAAggtatgttgttgttttgtaggGAGATACAAGCATCTGAAACAATTTTTGATAAATCTTCGAGCGTGTCGCCGCCTTCAAAGACAAGACCTCTAACCGGATACTTCAGCAATTCAGATACCTTCACACCACCATTTGAAGTTGCAATTTTCTTGGTGGGAGCCTTCTCAATAGGAAAGGGCATAGCCAAATAATAAGCCTGCATATGTCCAACAAAATCAGCAAATTCCAATTGGATTACCGAAACAGAACAATGATAAGCAATGGAATTATCAACAAGACCATTACTGTAGCAATAATCTCAATATATTCAGAGACATAATAGGATAAGCTATCAATGTCCAGTACCTGGAAGTGAAGATGGTTTATAGTTGCAAATGCACCAAGGCTGTTGTAACCCAATCGAAAATATGGATTAGCAGCTTCAGCTGCCATGTGAAGTGCAAGCAAGAAGCTCTCATGATCAATCCTTTGAGGCAAACACTCGAAAATGCGGGGAATCAGCAAAACATGTCCATACTCAATAGGACTGACCTGTTATCAAGAAAATAagcaaacaacatcatataaatcACCTACTCTAGCCTTAATGAACCAACAAAACTAGAATATGCAAAAAAAGAGCTAAAAATCATACATTGATGGCAACAAAACTGGGATAATTGTCAACATCAATTGGGGCATTTGGATAAAACTGGACTTCACCATCTTCACTAGCTTCAAATTGAAACAGAACCTCTTCTTGCCCAACTTTAGTAAAGTTGAATTTGTTTTCATCAAAGGGCTGAAGAACCTTATCAACTCTGAACTCAGTTGGTCTCTTCTTGAGGTGTCGGCCCTCGTTAAGCTGAGCAATGAAACCACACTCACCCGGAATCACCTACACCAAAATTATCACAAGAACACATCAAAACTAAGTACATAAGAATCAAAGAATCACAGTAAGtaataaaaaagaatcaaaGTATATCCATGCATCTGCAAAAGGCACAATACAAGTACACAAAATCCCCCCAAATAACAAAGAATCAAAGTATATTCATGCATCTCCAAAAAGCACAACACAAACACACAAAATCCCCCAAAAAAGAACAAAGAATCAAAGTATCAAACCTTGGTTTCACAGGCGGTAACATCATAACGAAAAAGTCCTCTTTGCATGCGATCTTCCCACTGAAATGAAAAGAGTAATAGACCTTTtaaacaaaaagataaaaaaaattaaaattaaaatctttaATCATTCttcataatcaaaattcaataatcACCTCTCCAAGAACAAGTGAGTCCAAAAAGGCCATAGGAAGCTCCTCTTGACACTCATGGATAGCCAAATCCTTTTCGGTTACTTTGTCAATCTTTTTAAAAGCATACAAAGGTAGCTTTGCATCtattaacaaaacaataaccaaaatcacaaaaattaatcttttttatcCATAAGCCCATAACCAAACTAAATAATAATACATGCATGGCaacaaccacaacaacaacaaataaaaaaaaaacaaatagtacCTTGAATACAACAAGATTTGAGACAATTCCGACCACAACCTCCGACAGTACGAGGAGCAGCCTCTCCAACCTCCTCTTTTTGATAATTGGAAACAACGGTGGGAACCCTTTTGATTTTTAgcatcattttcaccaaaccaaacacaaaaatacttttttttttaacaacaagaagaagaaagaagaagaagaagaagcaccTTCAAATAAATCTTACTTACAAAGTCTAGTTTTAGCTTATAGTTTTGAGTCGTAAAAATCTAAAGAAAGTTAAACtaaaaacaagaaattagaAGGAAGAAGGAGCAAAGACACCACCACCGGCGAGGAAGAGAAGATCGGAGGGGCTACCACCTTCAGAAGGCAGAGCACCACGCCCACCGTGCGGCGAAGGGTTAGTCGGAGTTAAGCAACAACCCTTACGTCGTACAGTTCGGGCATGTGAAAGTGACCGATAAACTCTAAGAAAAGCCGTGATGTCTACAACGTGTCAATACAGGGAATCAACCCAAACATTCaaatctctcttttattttctgAATTCTCAAGAAAATTTAGTGATGATAgcaaagaagaaagatgaattgtttttgatgaagaaaatgagGTGGAGATTGTAAAGTGTTATATAgataagagaaaatgaaaagagatTAAGGAAATGTGGTTGTGAATGAGTTTGGTATACTTGTACTAGAATCAAGCACGAGGAGggtgttttgtttttatgtttttttgtgttgtgttttgttgtGTTAAGCAAAGTGTTTGTTAATGAATGGCTAAGTAACCACCCCTTCCTAgtattgtgtgtgtgtgtgtgtgttacaTTTACACATTCACAAGAGAGGAaagtgagagagaaagagacaAAGATTTGAATGAGAAAGGAAAAAGAGGGTGTGtctacttcttcttcttttccattttttgaAGATTTGACTCTATTCTTAGTGGCTGCCTCTCATATTGATGGACCATTTGGTGGGTGGTTACTGGTTATTgctctatctctctctcaacTTCCCAATTACTTTTGaaaaccacttttttttttattactaattATTAATTCCTCCTTTAAATCATGTTTCTAGACTAAGTGTGTTTTAATCAAGAGTTATCAATTTTGTAGGACAATATAGAATAGAATGGGACAAAAATGATAGATATTTAATCATTCGAATTGAATATTTAGTTTATGATTAATTATAGTTGATTTCTATCTAAAATATACACCTTTCGAttacatttataattaaattttttttttttaaattcattaaataagtgATGTATCTGAACAATAATATATTCAGAATACATGAATTATTTCATGAAtctaaaaaagcaaaaattgTTTATGAATGTGAGCGAGAGGAGTGTGTTAGAAGATATTCATCTCTTATAACATATTTTATTACCTAGATAGAGCAGccatgaatattttattttttaaggattagCCGGTTGTGTTACTAGGAGGAATATTCTCTTTATTAAAAGGAGGGAGAAATGCTAaaaacatactccctccggtcacatttataagtaaaaaacaattttttaggttcatttaataCTTAATGTATTATTTGGTAtatattatagaccaaatacattaggtgttgaatgaacctaaaaagtggttttttgcttataaatgtgaccggaggaGTACATTTTAACACATAATTTTCAACACActattttttattggtcaaaattcACATGAGATCCACCAAATATATATGGGACCTACATcattttttgtagtttttttatcACAGTaaacatagctcagttggtatggatatTGCATGTTATATGCCCGAGCCAGTGTTCAAACCCCGAACATTCAACTAACACTTGACCAAAGCGCATGCCTCTACATACGAGTCGGATTAGTCGTTCATCTTTGGTgcgtcggaaaccggtgcgaaagccaaaaaaaaatttggcgGATTTTGAGTTTTATGTCATGCTAAAACTGATTTGCGTTTCCGTATACtggtaatatatattttttttttttatcatcacaatcgttaaaatcaaattattagattctcatatttttttttagggaatattcTCATATTTTTAATGGTACAAAGTATCCaaacaataacaatatttttttttcgcaTTGAGTTAGGTTTATATCccaaattctttttttcataaatgaatttgagtacttttaaaaaataataatttgacttGAACAAGCACAATTGAAACTACTcaaattgactttttttagtttaaagaAGAATCTCCTCTCCtataatctaaaataaattcaaattaaactttgaaaatacttctatagaaaaattaattattttcaatagcATTTAAATATATCAcaataaatgttatattttagaattaattatttctcaaataatatctaaaaaatataaaaaaattatttgataaagTTAGATGTTATTGGTTACTTTTAGAATTATCTATTTTCTGAATATATATCACAATAACTATTAGAATTGATTGTGTTTACATCTGAAAAAATTATGACGAGaagaaaaatcttgaaaattgtgtttctagatatatataatttttgggttcaattgtgatattttatttaaggaaaaaatctttttaaaattaaattaagttaTTGTGAATCCgattttaatcaattatttgCAATACATTTATCTAGAACTGATTTTGagtataatcttttttttattgaaaagactagaatttttagattcaattttgcaccaaaaaaaaatctaaatttaatttattgtgaACCCAAAGGTTATAGCcaagaaaagcaattttcaacatttttccCCGGTCACAATGtgttttcttcccttttttttttcctttgataatagtagtgatttattttttaaaagctaaatttcattttttgtcccttaactatttaggtagtattgttttagtcccttaattaaaatcgatttattttggtcccttaacttctctctcttacacattttggtcatttccgttagttttaattcaaaaacattagattttcttcattttcttctaaaatttttctgggatttttgttgttgaaggttgatggagatgatatgaagatgaaaaataggagaagaagatggagaaaacctaacgtttttgaattaaaactaacgaaaatgaccaaaatgtgtgaCGTAGAGAAataaagggaccaaaataaatcgaattttaattaagggactaaaGCGATACTAGCTAAATAATTAAGGaatcaaaaatgcaatttagcctttaAACAATTGAGTGGGCCCTTACAAAACTCATTTTCCCCCACTTTTGCTAGAAAATATGCACATATCATATCAAACTCATTATCcctttattgaaataagtgattttcatatctactttgttttttttttttcgtgattttgtcgtcttagtgcgacgttgttttGTCCGTCGTCTTTGTGCAACCTTGTattgtctttcttgtttcgttcaggtatttgttcggttcagattgtcagatcagcttcgatccagtgtagatcaaatcaatgactttggagtcttcaacgttgcagatccggagacatgggTATTCCGGAaacttaaatatagtcatatgtgtaggctttagtactttgtcgttttatgctattaacatagaTCCTCTGAGTTTGTTCACATGTTCATCCTTTTAATTTTTAGCAAATTttcattgtatcgatgtactctatcaatttgaatgaatgaatatcatttatttttgtcaaaaaaataatagcgGACACGGAATGAAATTGGTGAGATATTTAAACTACTATTTAAGAGTGAGATTCAAATTGGTCATCGACATTTTTCTTGCGTTTCAATTTAATCTTGACTGAATATAATATTCAAATTAATCATCGATATATTCACATTTGGACAAACTTGTTTGTAAGCTATATGAGTCAGAGATTAATTTAGGTATTAGCTTTTGTCATAAACTAAATTGAGGTGTGCGACAAAATTGTGAGTGATCAAATTTAATCCCTACGCAATATTTACATCGTAGTTCAATTAATTGAGGTATAGGTAATCAAATAATGAAATAAGGAAATTCATTTGTGTATAATGGAAGCAATTCCTTAAAACCAATCATGGTGGTTTGATTAatcaaataagtaaaaaaaaaaattacataaaaaaattgattgaatatcAATAACGATTTGATCCAATTTAATCAAGGAATTGATAGACGTTAAATCATTTAGACATTCTAACAACTAGGAATGATAATAGGTCGGATCAGACTATGCTATACAATACTCACAAGTTTAGATATATTTCACATAACTCATAAATATGTAATATGACATGTTTTTTACGGACTAAAACCTAAATATATATCATTGCGCCAAAAGTTACATCAGAATCATTTACAAATTAGAATgttgaataaaagaaaattcaatCACACCTAAGTTGAAAGGAACTGAATGAGCTCGATGTACAATATTCTCACATACGATCCGTGGAGTTGAatgagcaacaaaaaaaaataaatgagacgTGAAGTTGGTAAAATGAAACTTTTTTGTTAAGAGTGAATGACACTTATATCCTCTACTATTGGGATAGTACATAGCATTTTCGAGGACTTTTATTTCCGCAACTATTTTTTCTTACCGATCCCCGATGATACGTTAAACTtgcacaagaagaaaaaaatgatgcgTTAAAATAAATACACGTAAATCCTATCTTTCACaacaatataattatttttcgttaaaattatatgaattttttgtgGACTTGAAATCTCGTTGCGTTGAACTAGCTTGTCCATTTCCCCTTTTGAAATTTGATGAGGAATGAGTGGCAACCTAACACACATGGAAAAAGCTATGCACTTTCTCTATCTCTAGCAACAAACAGAAAAATCTAGTCCATGAAACTTCCTCATGAAATGAATGGTCACCAAAATATCAGTCTCTAGGGATGGGTCCTTACTGACCCCACAAATATAGTTCACTGATCCTCAATTCCATGTGATGTATGGAGACTTGAAAGTACTACACCCGTTTCAAAATTAATGTTGATTAAGAGTTTTACAcgcatattaaaaaatatgattaaaaaaaatgaatgattatttgaccaaattatccttattaattattggttagttttaaaagtaatgctttggaagtagtgtgcaACATATTAATTGGAGGGTACAAttggaaataaaaaagttattattacattgaaaaatgaaagtgacattcaatttaaaataatttttttttgctaaagcgacactcattttggaTCGAAGAGAGTAAAAGCACGAGAGAAAAATATGCATGGTCATAATGACAAATATAATTCTTTTAGACACacatacaaatataattaagtaaaatggagaaaaaattattttatggtttttttaaagaaaatttattgttattattattaaaaacataGGTTAATGTGTATTGTTGTGTGTGCGTCTAAATGATTTAAATTTGTGTTTGTGACTATCTAAGAATATCCTAAAGCACAAAGATGGAATCTCACACATCGGAGTATTTAGAAACACgcataaatataaaaactaaaagtgaataaaataaaattgattgttgtgactaaaatattttttatatttttatcattttaagtgAATGTGCCCAAGTATCTCTTAATTCAGGAGTTGTGCTTTGTTATTGAATCGATGAAATTATAGTGATGTTGAGctaaactaaaaaacatataaaatacatttgttcaacaataatttaaattactttgtatatatatattttttggcaTATTTGTATTCACTCTTAGTTTATTTcttgaaattatataaaatattataaaatctacaaaacataaattataaacatataattatatataaataagaatTTATCATGACACCGATGGATTATTGAATTTCCATCTAGATAcaataagaatttaatttgtcGTTGAGAATATCCCCCAAAcaatattttgaacaaaaagaaCTATACTACTTTTGGATCTAAATGAATGAGAAGGGAGATTAATGAAAAAGATCAAAAGAAATGGCGTGCAAGATTCGGAATCTAGGGAGGGATCATTCCTAAGATTAAAGGTAAGAAACCCTCATGCTTGTCTCTTGTGGTTGGGGCCTAGACAAAGACAAGCACATGTACTAACTCTACCTCTACTTGGATGTTTAAGCGACCCTACTTATCCTAATTACCCATACCATGTCTTTTAAATCACGATGCACTTTTGAATTGTGGATGAGTGTCATGAAATTGATTCATGGAGACAAGACATTGCTAGCCTTTCGATCTTAATTTGACAGATCAGAAAAGTAGATTTAATTTTGAGTATTTAATTCCCTGAAAGATCAAGCTCAAATCATGATTATTCAATCTTGATCgaataattataatgattgACTTTGCAAACCGTAGCAAATTGTGATATGAGTTATGTGGAGTTAATTTGTGTCACCAAAATATTCCTAAAGGCTAGTATGttttaaatattcaacaaaatTATGTCTTACTTACCAAATTATTATTGGAACTTACAAAATGGTCATtgcatatacttttttttttttttttgagggaggtCATTGCATATACTTAACTTCCCTTCCaagtttatttttgtatttggaTGCTCTTCAGATGGAGTTCTCCAACTTATTGAACTTctgaaataaatattaaataccaATGAACTGAAGAGAGTTCAATGTTCATGCAAgcaacatgaaaaaaaaaaaaaacagtcaaaAAAGGAGTAAAATAGCTTTGAACTTGAAGTGTGAAAAGTCatgtgaaaaattgaaaaacaaaatatattggaGGATGTTTCCACTAGGTTAGCCTTGCCTAATCTCTACTTACATATGTATGGAAGTGCAACTCCACCAAATACgatgcatttttatttgttaaaaatattatgaatttttagttAATAATAACCTCAAGTTCCATAGAAAATATCAAGTTCTTATTTTGCTagcaatgataaaataatactatCAAGTTTTTATCATGTGTAccaaatatataatatgattaACGTTTATCTTATCACTATCATATCATATTCTTATCCAACTTCTTATCATATCTTGTGTCTATCCTTTCATGCACACCAAATAGGCTCTAAATGTCACTCAGACTCGACCTTGGGCGTGCGCAAGCAGCTCAACCAAGGCGGGCCTCCAAAAGTTATGAGCctcaaacaaaatattaagtCTAATACTCACCCcctacttaaataaaataaaatatatgttacttccttttctttcttgagTGCACGTTTTGACGCAGTACGGAAGCGCAGGGTTAACAAGCGCTAAACCTAGATAGAAAAGAACaagtttgcaagcgacaaacttgtaaaaatagggttgcaagcgacaaacctaTCAAAATAAGGGTTTCTGGAATCCACCAGAATTGAGAGAAAATCTcgaataattttattgaatcaaaAAGTGTGCCTCTTAGACTACATAAGTTCTGCTTATATAGTGAAAGAAATAATAAACACGTGGgccgaaataaaataaaacgaaataataatagaaagttCTAGAAAATTACTAAGATTTGGCTAAATAATAAATACTGTAAAATTACTAAGAAACCCTCCTACACCatgtttgagttttttctagaGTCTAGTTCTCCTTTCTGAACATAAATTTGATGTTATCAAACTATCCCCAATTTGTATAATCGTTTAATAAGTCAATTTGAAAAACTATTCCATTGaggaatcacaacaatcatttcttttttcgtataaaccattcgttttccTTTCCCACAATGGAGGAGTGACAAATCGAAACGACATCATTAGGTAAATTTCacctctctttcacttaattttttttatttcatttcatgtttaaaatttcttcttattctagttttttttaatgaagtttaaCTACACACAAAAattacgtttttattttatagaggCCTATTTTACTATGTGAGCCGAGCCTCCAATTTTATAAGAACGGCCCTGAAGTCACTCAATCCTCCATTAGTTGGTATATTGCACCATAGGGGCATGGTTCAATCAAGCAACTTCATTTTTTCTATTGACAGAATTCTTTACACGATTTGTAAATGTTATGAATGtttaaatatttgttcaaattttttttttttttaaaaacccaaTAATGCACATAAACTTTTTCCAGAGAGAAATGCAAAAGGTTAAGGGCCAGCCAGGGTAAAAATATTAGGTGATTGTTTATTCAATCCCCGAAAATGTTGGATcttataaaaagttaaattttagtAGTGTATTTTATCTGAAAATACACAACTAAAAGTTAATTTATAGTTGTGTATTTTAGCAGATTAATGTTAGGGAGTAAACTAGGTCAAAGTTAAGTCCATTAATAGAGGAATTGGGGCTTTGAATGTACAACAAAAGGAGAGGAGAATGAGTCGAATGTGTTAATATGTAGATGGGGTGAAATTATTCTCAAACTTAAATTGCTGCCAACCACACCGTGTGGGGAGAGATTTTGGCATGTTACTTTATATTTggttaaaaacttaaaacaatcaaaattattcTCAAATCTCAGTGTAGTTGGAAGCAATTTAAGAACCTAGGTAAAGCTTTTGGGTACATTTGTCTAATAATAACTATAATAGCCATGCAGAATGCAGAGCTTCTTGCTATTTACCATAGTCTAATTGCATCACTTGaatcattttttattgaatgagtATCTACACTGACCTAGTGTCTCCTTTAAT
Above is a genomic segment from Medicago truncatula cultivar Jemalong A17 chromosome 5, MtrunA17r5.0-ANR, whole genome shotgun sequence containing:
- the LOC11423375 gene encoding GDP-L-galactose phosphorylase 1 yields the protein MMLKIKRVPTVVSNYQKEEVGEAAPRTVGGCGRNCLKSCCIQDAKLPLYAFKKIDKVTEKDLAIHECQEELPMAFLDSLVLGEWEDRMQRGLFRYDVTACETKVIPGECGFIAQLNEGRHLKKRPTEFRVDKVLQPFDENKFNFTKVGQEEVLFQFEASEDGEVQFYPNAPIDVDNYPSFVAINVSPIEYGHVLLIPRIFECLPQRIDHESFLLALHMAAEAANPYFRLGYNSLGAFATINHLHFQAYYLAMPFPIEKAPTKKIATSNGGVKVSELLKYPVRGLVFEGGDTLEDLSKIVSDACISLQNNNIPYNVLISDCGTQVFLLPQCYAEKQALGEVDAELLDTQVNPAVWEISGHMVLKRKKDFDEASEANAWRLLAEVSLSEERFQEVNAIIFEAIALTEELDDNVQCLPKDDSVDSSTYPTVVAGSQECVVLQ